Sequence from the Bremerella volcania genome:
CGTGGGCCTCGCTGAACGAATGCAACAAGCTGTACAAGCTGCTGTTCCGCTGGGACCGCTCGAAGTCGTTCGATCGCCCCACCGTGCTGACCGACTTCCATCGTCTGACCGGCCGGATGAACCAGATGTACGGGCTCACCAACCTGGACGCACTCAGCGAAAAGCGGCTCCGCGTGCTACCGGCCAAATGCCGCGTGTACGACCTGGTCAACTTCGCCAGCGAAGTCGCCACCCACCATGCCGATGAAGCGGCCTCCAGAACGCTACAAGCCTACATTGGCAGTTTGATCTCGGACGAATACGACATGGAAGGGACCGCCGGCGAAGGGTCGGAGTTCGCTGACTTCTTCGTCTCGGACGAGAAGCCTTCGCGTGCGATGGTGAATTAGATCAGTCGTCCGTTACGATCTCAAGGCTTATAAGGCGCATAAAGAACCAATCCCATTCCTTTTCTCCTCCGTGACCCCGAAGGCGGGCCGAATTGATTCGGCCTGCTTTTGTTTCTTGCCAATCCAGTTTCTGTCGCCCTTCCGGGGCTTAAGAGCAAACGCGTCGTCTAGACGCTGGAATGACCTTGATTAGTCATACAGCCGGAACAAGCGTTTGAGGGCATCGAGCAGCCCTCCCTGGGCGCCGCTTTCGATGTCGTCGCGAAGCGATTCCAGCGGCGGGTGCAGCAGTTTGTTGACCAGGCGATCGAACGAGCGTTCGATCTCTTTCCGCAGCTTCGGATCGAGGCCTTCCATCTTGTTGAGTAGGCGTTTGAGTTCGTCCTGCTTCAGTTCGTCGGCGGCCTGTTTCAGGCGTTTGATCGTTGGGCCGGTCGCGCGGTGGTGCAGGTCGGCCATGAATTTGGCCGTTTCCTTTTCGACGATGCGTTCGGCCTTCGGCCATTCGAGTTCTCGGGCCTTACGGTTCTTTTCGCACGCTTTCTGCAGGTCGTCGATCGAAAACAGGTAAACCCCCACGCAGTCGCCGATCTTCGGATCGAAGTCACGCGGGATGGCCAGGTCCAAAATGAACAGCGCCTTTTGATAACGCTTCGTTTCCACTTCCTGGAACTGCTCGTACGTGATGATCGGTTCGGTGGCCCCGGTCGTGCTGACGACGACGTCTGCCCGGATCAGTTGCCGCGTGAGTTCCGTCCAGGGAAACGCATCGGCGTTGAACGCATCGGCCAGCTTCTGCCCCCGCTCGAGGTTGCGGTTCACGACGCTGAAGTCTCGCACGCCCATGTCACGCAGGTAATTGAGCGTCTCTTCCCCCATCTCGCCGGCACCGATGATCAGCACCTTCTTGTCGTCGAAGCGGTCGAAGATGCTCGAGGCGAACTCACCCACCGCCACGCTGGGAATGCTGACCCGCTTCTGGTGGATGTTCGTTTCGTTGTGGACCCGTTTGGCGACGTGGATGGCCGCCTGAAACACGCTGTGCGTGAGCGTTCCGGCACAGTCGGCATCGGTCGCCATCTCGTAGGCCTGTTTGACCTGCGACAAGATCTGGGCCTCGCCAACGACCATGCTGTCCAGGCTGGCCGCCACGGTGAAGAGATGCCGGACGACGTCTTCGCCGGTGCGTTCCAGGACATTGTCGAAGATCTCTTCTGACTTCAGCTGATGAAACTGGGCCAGGAAATCGACCATGTCGTGGTGGCTGGGGAACTTGGTCGGATCGATCGCGGCGGTGTAAAACTCGGTCCGATTACAGGTCGAGAGAATCACTGACTCGGTATCGGGGTAGTGCTCGCGCAGCAGCAGCATGGCCTGCCTGGCTTGCTCTGGGGTGAAGGCCAGCCGCTCGCGGACTTCGACCTTCGCGTTGTGGTGGCTGCAGCCGATCATGTGGAGCTTCATCGGGCGAGGCTCCTTGGCTGGGCGCCGGGCAGTTTAAGCGAACTCGTGCTCACTTGTTTGCCGGGATGTTCCAAATTCCGAGCATGCTGCGACGGGCCGAACAGGATCAGGCCCAACACGATCATGAGGAACAAAAAGTTAGCCATCGTCAGGTAGGCTACTTTTTGACCACGTCGGGCCGGGCGATAGACCAACTCGAAGATCATTGCCGCCACCAGCCACAAAAACAGAATCGCCGAACTCCAGATCACCGGATCGGTCCAGGGGAAGCTGTTGTGGCTTATCTTCAACAGGATGCCAGCGAACATCCCGCCAGCCAGCAAACAGGTCGAGATCACCAAGGCTCGGCGATTGGTCGTTTCCAGCCACTCGAGGCTCGGCAGCTTGAAGCCTTCGGTGGACAGCATCTTGTGCTTCAGCCGGTATGACTGAATCAGGTACATGACCCCGGTCACGAATCCCAACATCACGACGACCGTTCCCGCCAGTAGCGCCGTGCCGTGGATCACGCCCCAGGTTTCCGCCGCGGTGCTGGCCCCAAAGGGGGCGACCTGGTCCATCAAGTAGGCCACGCCGATCAGCAATAGCACCATCGGCAGCAGGAATAATCCGAGCGAGGTCCCTGGTTGGGCGAACGCCACGATCACAAACAGCGACATCAGCACCCAGGCCGCCATCAGGCACCACTGGTGCCACGACGAAATCGGTCCCGATTGAATGACCCCTTGTTGCTCGCCAATCAGATACAGCGTGTGGGTGACGATCCCCACGACCGCAAACCCCAAAGAAACGACTGCCCGGGATCGAGCCCGAACCCAGATTCGCGCAACCTCAAGCCCCAGCGTAATCGCGTAGCAAGATGCAAAACAAAGCAGGGTAATCCCAGACAGCATGACCGTTCTAACTGGACCTTCGTGGGGGGAAGGGGTTGGGCTTCTCGTAATGGGGATCGGTCAGGCTCACCGCCAGCTTCACTTGATCGAGCATCTTCGGGCGGCTTCCTGCGAAGGTGGGTAAAGTCGACTCACTTATTCTAGATATAGGGACCCCAAAAGGGTAACTCCCCTGAGCGTGATAGACGCCGATTGAAGGGCAAGAAACGCTGTTTGTGCGGTTTACCACGTACTTTAACGGCACTGGCATTGCTTTTGTCCGTATTGACACCGCTTTCATGAGGGGGCGAAACATCTTATAGTAGTCGTTTACGTTCTGGCTTCGGGGATCTATCGTGCACCCCAGAACCAAGGCCGTAGCCCAGACAATCTCGCGCCCCACGCTCACACGCCGATAGATTCTTTCGTACTCGGCCACTCCCTACTTGATCGTGGGCCTAATCGTTTTCGACCGCAGGATATTGAATGAAAACGCTGATTAAGAACGCCACCGTAGTGCTGCCGGATGGACCCCAAAAGACCTCCATCCTGATTGATGGAGCTCAAATCGCCGATATCGATCCGGCCGAATCGGTGAAAGTCGACGAGACCATCTACGCCTACGGCATGACGCTGATCCCCGGCGTGATCGACGCTCACGTTCACATGCGCGACCCAGGCCTGACCAGCAAGGAAGACCTTCGCAGCGGTAGCCGGGCCTGTGCCAAGGGTGGAATCACCACCTTCCTGGAAATGCCCAACACCAACCCGGCCACCGTTTCGCAGAAGCTTCTGGAAGAGAAGCTCACCCTGGCCGCCAACAAAAGCATCGTGAACTACGGCTTCTTCCTGGGTGCCACGTTGCAGAACATGGAAGAACTCAAGAAGGGTACCCGCACGCCTGGCATCAAGATCTACATGGGCAGCAGCACCGGCGACATGGCCCTGACCGATCCAGGCCTGTTGGAAGCGATCTTCGCGGAAACCAAGCTGCCGATCGCCGTGCATGCCGAAGACGAAACCATCATCGAAAAGATGAAGCAGGAATTGACCGGCACGCGCAACGTACTGGACCATTCCAAGATCCGCAGCGTCGAGGCCGAAGTCGCCTCGGTGAAGCG
This genomic interval carries:
- the hemA gene encoding glutamyl-tRNA reductase — encoded protein: MKLHMIGCSHHNAKVEVRERLAFTPEQARQAMLLLREHYPDTESVILSTCNRTEFYTAAIDPTKFPSHHDMVDFLAQFHQLKSEEIFDNVLERTGEDVVRHLFTVAASLDSMVVGEAQILSQVKQAYEMATDADCAGTLTHSVFQAAIHVAKRVHNETNIHQKRVSIPSVAVGEFASSIFDRFDDKKVLIIGAGEMGEETLNYLRDMGVRDFSVVNRNLERGQKLADAFNADAFPWTELTRQLIRADVVVSTTGATEPIITYEQFQEVETKRYQKALFILDLAIPRDFDPKIGDCVGVYLFSIDDLQKACEKNRKARELEWPKAERIVEKETAKFMADLHHRATGPTIKRLKQAADELKQDELKRLLNKMEGLDPKLRKEIERSFDRLVNKLLHPPLESLRDDIESGAQGGLLDALKRLFRLYD
- the ccsA gene encoding cytochrome c biogenesis protein CcsA — its product is MLSGITLLCFASCYAITLGLEVARIWVRARSRAVVSLGFAVVGIVTHTLYLIGEQQGVIQSGPISSWHQWCLMAAWVLMSLFVIVAFAQPGTSLGLFLLPMVLLLIGVAYLMDQVAPFGASTAAETWGVIHGTALLAGTVVVMLGFVTGVMYLIQSYRLKHKMLSTEGFKLPSLEWLETTNRRALVISTCLLAGGMFAGILLKISHNSFPWTDPVIWSSAILFLWLVAAMIFELVYRPARRGQKVAYLTMANFLFLMIVLGLILFGPSQHARNLEHPGKQVSTSSLKLPGAQPRSLAR